The following proteins come from a genomic window of Synergistales bacterium:
- a CDS encoding anaerobic ribonucleoside-triphosphate reductase: MEQRKKGNRTRCEVYSRVVGFLSPVSQWNRGKAAEFADRKTFDVQGLASEGDSVDNRQD; encoded by the coding sequence ATGGAACAGCGGAAGAAGGGCAATCGGACACGCTGCGAGGTCTATTCCCGGGTAGTGGGCTTCCTCTCCCCGGTCTCCCAGTGGAACAGAGGCAAGGCCGCCGAATTCGCCGACCGGAAGACCTTTGACGTCCAGGGGCTTGCGTCGGAGGGCGACTCCGTGGACAATAGGCAGGACTGA
- a CDS encoding anaerobic ribonucleoside-triphosphate reductase activating protein: MRIGGVEKTSLVDDPGRIATVLFTQGCNLRCPYCHNPELVPFDTGAETAEAEAFLPLLEERKGFIDGVVLTGGEPTLQEGLVPFARAVRERGMRLKLDTNGSRPAVLAGLLEERLVDAVAMDVKLPLARYGELTDEAEVGERVGESLALLAAGGLPVEFRATLVPGLHSPADLQTMAREIPAGETVRVALQRFRAGRTLDPAYRESREFTNDEMHRFEEIFREAGHPTELRL; the protein is encoded by the coding sequence ATGCGCATCGGAGGCGTAGAGAAGACCAGCCTGGTGGACGACCCGGGGCGGATCGCCACCGTCCTCTTCACCCAGGGCTGCAACCTCCGCTGTCCCTACTGCCACAACCCCGAGCTGGTGCCCTTCGACACCGGGGCGGAGACCGCCGAAGCCGAGGCCTTCCTGCCGCTGCTGGAGGAGCGGAAGGGCTTCATCGACGGCGTGGTCCTCACCGGCGGCGAGCCCACCCTGCAGGAGGGCCTGGTGCCCTTCGCGCGCGCCGTCAGGGAGCGGGGCATGCGGCTCAAGCTGGACACCAACGGGAGTCGGCCGGCCGTTTTGGCGGGGCTCCTGGAGGAGCGGCTGGTCGACGCCGTGGCCATGGACGTCAAGCTGCCCCTGGCACGCTACGGCGAGCTCACCGACGAGGCGGAGGTGGGGGAGCGGGTGGGCGAGAGCCTCGCCCTCCTCGCCGCGGGCGGCCTTCCCGTGGAGTTCCGGGCCACCCTGGTGCCGGGGCTGCACAGCCCGGCGGACCTGCAGACCATGGCCCGGGAGATCCCCGCCGGCGAAACAGTACGGGTGGCGCTGCAGCGCTTCCGGGCGGGGAGAACGCTGGATCCCGCCTACAGGGAATCGCGGGAGTTCACCAACGACGAGATGCACCGCTTCGAGGAGATCTTCAGGGAAGCGGGGCATCCCACCGAACTGCGGCTGTAA